In Anaerolineales bacterium, one DNA window encodes the following:
- a CDS encoding serine/threonine-protein kinase, with protein MPLTPGTTLHERYRIESILGQGGMGAVYRAIDINLGVPVAVKENLFTTEEYARQFWREATILAGVRHAHLPRVTDHFVIENEGQYLVMDFIQGEDLRQMLERGGPITEQRLLPWFLEICDALAYLHSRRPPIVHRDVKPGNIKINPDGRALLVDFGLAKIVEDSGSTTIGAKAMTPGFSPPEQYGTGRTDPRSDVYSLGATMYAALTLAIPEDAVERVLGRTKLTPIQKRNSRVSTSMARAVEKALEVKPEDRYPTVSAFAAALSAASGATQPAVSANYPHLEKTVVAPVRPLAIGTDELEPLEVRRRRWPYFVIGGIALVLVIVGSILALSDGRAASSPPGSSSTGAPNHTPVAPGAVVGTLAAASTPSGFLPTPVPSVAAGASPATLATPVGGGVGQIAFASARTGLPQLYLMNADGTDVKQLTDMKEGACQPSWSPDGERLMYITPCRVNQESYAGSGIVILSLADLATQALPSIAGGGDFDPAWSPDGQRVAFTSLREQDRPNVFVMQLDGSGLASLSAPLAYESQAAWSPTGSQLAISSNRVGNPRVFLIPDVGGEAERYSWGPSDGDRFPDWSKDGQNVVFERSLDGFPRLFVARYEAPGQASKAICPDGPLSVVPMAEPRWSPDGGWVALETWPDGKNHNIAIMTAGCTNFTELTTDPDLDFDPAWRP; from the coding sequence ATGCCGCTGACACCGGGCACCACACTTCACGAGCGCTACCGGATCGAGAGCATCCTCGGTCAGGGTGGCATGGGCGCCGTCTATCGTGCCATCGACATCAACCTGGGCGTCCCGGTCGCCGTCAAGGAAAACCTGTTCACGACGGAAGAGTACGCCCGCCAATTCTGGCGTGAGGCCACGATCCTGGCCGGGGTCCGGCATGCGCACCTCCCCCGAGTGACCGATCACTTCGTCATCGAAAACGAAGGTCAGTACCTGGTCATGGACTTCATCCAGGGAGAGGACCTGCGCCAGATGCTGGAGCGGGGCGGCCCGATCACCGAACAGCGCCTGCTCCCATGGTTCCTCGAGATCTGCGACGCTCTCGCCTACCTGCACTCGCGGCGGCCGCCGATTGTGCACCGCGATGTGAAACCCGGCAACATCAAGATCAATCCCGATGGGCGGGCACTGCTGGTCGACTTTGGTCTGGCGAAGATCGTGGAAGACAGCGGGTCGACGACGATCGGCGCCAAGGCTATGACCCCGGGGTTCTCGCCGCCTGAGCAGTACGGTACAGGCCGCACCGATCCCAGGAGTGACGTGTACTCCTTGGGCGCCACGATGTATGCCGCCTTGACTCTGGCCATCCCGGAGGACGCGGTCGAGCGCGTCCTCGGGCGAACGAAGCTGACGCCGATCCAGAAGCGCAACTCTCGGGTCAGCACCTCGATGGCCCGGGCGGTCGAGAAAGCGCTGGAGGTCAAGCCCGAGGATCGGTATCCGACAGTTTCGGCCTTCGCCGCTGCCCTGAGTGCGGCCTCCGGCGCCACGCAGCCGGCGGTCTCGGCCAACTACCCCCATCTGGAGAAGACGGTTGTAGCTCCGGTCAGACCGCTCGCCATCGGGACCGACGAGCTGGAGCCACTCGAGGTTCGGCGCCGGCGCTGGCCGTATTTCGTGATCGGCGGGATCGCGCTGGTACTTGTGATTGTCGGCAGCATCCTGGCATTGAGCGATGGCCGGGCGGCGTCGTCTCCGCCGGGGTCATCTTCGACTGGCGCCCCGAACCACACACCGGTAGCTCCGGGTGCGGTCGTGGGGACGCTGGCCGCAGCCTCGACCCCGAGCGGGTTCTTGCCGACTCCAGTCCCTTCGGTGGCCGCGGGGGCTTCGCCCGCCACACTGGCGACTCCGGTCGGCGGCGGTGTCGGACAGATCGCCTTTGCCTCGGCTCGAACCGGCCTGCCGCAACTCTACCTGATGAATGCCGACGGAACCGACGTCAAACAGCTCACCGACATGAAGGAGGGCGCATGTCAGCCGTCCTGGTCGCCCGATGGGGAACGGCTGATGTACATCACGCCCTGCAGGGTGAACCAGGAGTCCTATGCTGGATCCGGAATCGTGATCCTGAGCCTTGCCGACCTGGCGACCCAGGCACTTCCCAGCATTGCCGGCGGCGGGGACTTCGATCCGGCATGGTCCCCCGATGGGCAGCGAGTCGCGTTCACCTCTTTGAGAGAGCAGGACCGTCCGAATGTGTTTGTCATGCAGCTCGACGGAAGCGGCTTGGCGAGCCTGAGCGCTCCGCTGGCGTACGAGAGCCAGGCGGCCTGGTCGCCAACGGGGTCCCAACTGGCGATCTCCTCCAACCGCGTGGGCAACCCAAGAGTGTTCCTGATTCCCGATGTCGGCGGCGAGGCGGAGCGCTATTCCTGGGGCCCCAGTGATGGGGACAGATTTCCGGACTGGTCGAAAGATGGTCAGAATGTCGTGTTCGAGCGGTCGCTGGATGGATTCCCGCGCCTGTTTGTCGCTCGCTATGAAGCGCCGGGCCAGGCGAGCAAGGCGATCTGTCCCGACGGACCGCTCTCGGTCGTGCCGATGGCCGAGCCCCGCTGGTCGCCGGACGGCGGCTGGGTCGCCTTGGAGACCTGGCCCGATGGCAAGAACCACAACATTGCTATCATGACGGCGGGCTGCACCAACTTCACCGAACTCACGACCGATCCGGACCTGGATTTCGACCCCGCCTGGCGTCCATAG